TGTCGTCGGCCAGGTCCATCACCTGCGCCTCGAGGCAGCGCACCTTCGCCGGGGCGCCGGCCCGCAGCCACTCGTACACCGGCAGGTCGTCGGCGTAGACCCCGAACTTCGCGGTCACCGTGCCGTCGTGGCCGACGGGCCCCTCCCCCGTCCCCCAGGGGTACTTCGTGGCCGCGTCGAGGCTCGCCCGCGTGAGGTTGAGGCCGCAGGAGCCGCCGTCCGGCGCGAAGGTCTTCGGCTCGAGCCGCGTGAGCAGCCGCAGGGTCTGGGCGTTCCCCTCGAAGCCGCCGATGGTCATCGCGAGCAGATCGAGCGCGCCCTCGCCGTTGTGGCCGAACGGGGGATGCCCGAGGTCGTGGGACAGGCACGCCGTGTCGACCACGTCCGGGTCGCAGCCGAGCGACTTGCCCAGCTCCCGACCGACCTGGGCCACCTCGAGGGAATGCGTGAGCCGGGTGCGCACGAAGTCGTCCGTGCCCGGACCGAGCACCTGGGTCTTCGCCCCGAGGCGCCGCAACGCGCTCGAATGCACCACCCGCGCCCGGTCACGTTGGAATGCGGTGCGGTGGGTGTGCTTGGGGGGCTCGGTCAGCCACCGCTGCTCGTCGGCGGCGGCGTAGTGGTCGGACACGTCCGCAGGATAGTCGTTTCCCGCCGGCCCCGCCGATCCGATCCACAGGCTCACCCTCGCACCCGCCCGTCAGCGCCCATCACGGTAGATCCCGCCCTTGTTCATCGTGCCGCCGAACAGGTCCGGCACTCCGACGAGGGTGTACCCCTCCTCGCGCAGCCCGGTGATGATGTCGGCGACCGCGTCTACGGTCGGCTCGTGGATGTCATGCATGAGAATGATGCTCCCGCGGCGCGCGTCCGTCAGCGCCGCGGCGACGGTCTTCTTCGTGTCCCGGGTCTTCCAGTCGAGGGTGTCCACGTCCCACAGCACGGTCGCATCGCCCGCGGCGGCGATCCGGTCCCGCGCCGAGTCGGACAGGCTCCCGTACGGCGGGCGCAGCAGCACCGGCCGGGGTGCCCCGGCCGTCGCGATCTCGTCGGCGGCCGTGGCGATCTGCCGGTCGATCTCCCGCGGCTCGAGCGTCGCCAGGTCCGGGTGTCCCCAGGTGTGATTACCGACGACGTGGCCCTCCTCGGCCATGCGCCTCACCAGTTCGGGTCGCTTGCGTGTCTGCTCGCCGAGCAGGAAGAAGGTGGCCGGGGCGTCGTGCTCGGCGAGGATGTCGAGCAGGCGGCCCGTGTGCGGGCCCGGCCCGTCGTCGAACGTCAGGGCGACGCACGAGGCGCTCGAGCAGTCGACGCGCACCGGGAAGGTGAGCCGGTCCGGTCCCGCGGGCCTCCCCGGGGGTGGCGGTGGCGCCGGGATGCCCGCGAATCCGGTGCCGGCGACCGCCGCGGCCAGGATCGAGTTCCCCGCCTCGGTCAGGTAGTCGGCGGCCGGCTCGGCCTCGAGGAGCAGGGCGCGGTCGCCGTCGAGCGGCAGCACGAGTCCCTCCGGCCGCAGCTGCGCCGCGGCCATGGCCACCCGGGCCAGCGCGCGTGCCTCGGCGGCGGACGGATGCGGCCGACCGGCGAACTCCGGCTGGTTGGCCGCCGTCCGGACGAGGGCGGCGACACGCTCGGCGGCCGTGCCGGTGAACAGGTCCCCGGGTGCCGACCAGGCGCCGCCGGAGGTGACGTCGGCGTAGACGCTCTGGTGGGTCGTCTCCCCCGGCTCCGGCGTGACGGTCGAGGTCAGGTCGACCCCGAGGTACGGGCCCGCCCGCAGGATCGGCGACCAGCCGAGCTCGAGGTGGGCGGCGTCGTCCGCACCCGCGCCCGCACCGGGCACACCGCTGGAGAACGCCGCGATCCGGCCGGCGACCCACTCCTCCGCGACCGGCAGGAGCGAGTCGGGCTTGACGGGGTACTCCCCCGTGCGGGCCTCGAGATCCCCGGCGGCGCCGACGGGGTTGGTCTCCATGTTCGCCACGTCGTCCGGATCGCCCGGCGTGGGCACAGCGGTGATCGTGACGCCGGCGGGCAGCTCCTTCGCGCGCCCCGCCGCGAGGGCCCGGGCCAGCGGCTCCTGGCTGCCTAGGAACACGACCGCGGCGGCGAGGAGGAGCACGAGCACCGTCGTGAGGATCATCGGCAGCACCGCCCCGGAGCGGTGCCGGTGCGCGCCCGATTCCCGTGTCGTTGCCATGTCGTGCTCCCTCTCGTTCCCCTCGTTCCCACATGAGTGCGCTGCCGGCGCCGGCGTGAGCCCCCATGAGTGCGCTGCCGGTCCCCGCTCAGCCGCCCGAGATGCTCAGTTCCGCCTGGTGCAGCTTCGCCCCGAGCCGGGCGTCGATCCCGCGGGAGTCGAGCCAGCCCTCCGGCAGCACGGGCACCTTCGGTGTGCCGGCGCGGCCGCGCGGCCCCTCGGCACCCTCCCCCGGATATCCCTGGTCGAGGTCGAGCGCGGCGAGGCGCTCGTCGAGCTCCGCGAGGGTGTCGACGAGGCCGAGGTCGCGGCGCACCTGCCCGCCCACCTCGTAGCCCTTGAGGTACCAGGACATGTGCTTGCGCATCTCCCGCAGCGCCCGCGACTCCTGCCCCATGTGCTCGATCATGAGCACCGCGTGCGCCCGGATGGCCTCGGTCACGGCCCGCAGGCCGGGCCGGGCCCGCTCGCCGCTCGAGTGGAAGGCGGCGACGAGGTCGGTGAACAGCCACGGCCGGCCCTGGCAGCCCCGGCCCACGACGATCCCGTCGCAGCCGGTCTGCTCCACGAGCCGCATCGCGTCCTCGGCCGACCAGATGTCGCCGTTGCCGAGCACCGGGATCTCGGTCACGGCCTCCTTGAGGGCGGCGATCGCGTCCCAGTGGGCGGTGCCGGAATAGTGCTGGGCGGCGGTGCGCCCGTGCAGCGCCACGGCGGCGACGCCCGCGTCCTGGACCCGCAGGCCCGCGTCGCGGTAGGTCAGGTGGTCGGGGTCGATGCCCATGCGCATCTTGACCGTGACCGGCACGTCGTAGGGGCGCGCGGCCGCGACCGCCCCGGAGACGATCGCGGTGAACAGGTCCTGCTTCCACGGCAACGCCGCCCCGCCGCCGTTGCGGGTGACCTTCGGCACGGGACACCCGAAGTTCAGGTCGATGTGGTCGCAGCGGTCCTCGGATACGAGCAGCTCGACGGCCGCCCGCACCGTGGCCGGATCCACTCCGTAGAGCTGCACGCTGCGCACGTGCCCGGACTCGGTCACGGCCGCCTCCGCCGGATCGACCGAGATGATCCGCATCGACTCCGGGGTGCGCTCGACCAGCGCGCGGGAGGTGACCATCTCCGAGACGAACAGGCCCACGGGTGCGTCCGTGGCGGCCGCCGGGGAACCGGCCGGCAGGCCCGCGGCGGCGGCGCGCCTACACAGGGTGCGAAACGGCGCGTTCGTAACCCCGGCCATCGGCGCGAGCACGACCGGGGTGCCCAGGGAGAGGGGTCCATACGTCAGCTGCGGCACGCCGACATTCTCCCACCGGCCGCCGCCGTCCCCGGCGCGACGGGCCTGGTGCGGATGCGTCGATTCGGTCACAGCGGCCCCGAACGGCGGGGCGGACGACTACTCGGCCGAATGCGGGCCCGGTCCGTGCGCAGCGTCCGAGCGATCCGGTTGATCCAGTTGATCCAGGTGGTTGTGGGATGGAGGACGACGGTACGCGGCCTCGGGTTGCTCGCGTCGGGCCGGGCGCAGCTCGCCCGGCGTCACGGACCGGGGCGCCGGCGTCCGCGGCTCCTGCGGCGGCGCGGGCCGGGTGGGCCGGGTGGGCTGGGGGTCGCCCGAGTCGACCCGTTGGAACGCGGCCCGGCGGTCCTCGACCGGCGCGACCGGAATGAGGCCGTCCGCGGGCACGGCGGGCCCTGCGGTCACGGTGGCATCGGCGTCGCCACTGTCGCCACTGTCGGCACTGTCGTCATCGGCGTCATCGGCGTCATCGGCCGGCGGGCGGACGAGGCGCCCGAGCCCGAGGACGACTCCGGCCGTGACCGGGGTGGCGAGGGCCGCGCCCACGATCGCGGTGAAGACGAGCACGAGGCCGAGCTCGAGGTCGGCGGTGAACTGCATTCCTCCGGGGACTCCGGTGAGTCGGCGGGCCAGCGCCGGGCCGACGAGGAAGCCTCCGCCGAGGAGCCCGGCGAGGACGAGCGCCCGCTGCAGCGACGGCGCACTGGCCCGCACGAGGCGCAGCAGCCCGAGCTGCTCGCCGGGGCGGGCACGGGAGGCCAGGCGCACCTGCTCGGGCACGATGACGCTCAGCGCGGCCACGCCGGCGAGCACGGCCGCAGGCTGGTAGAGGCCGTCGGGAGTCTCCGTGCCGCCGAAATAGTAGTAGAACGCGGTGCTGCTACTCGTGATGCCGGTGCTCAGGTGCGCATAGTCGACCGCGAACCAGCCGGTCACCGCGACCACGGCGGCACCGGCGAGGAGCGCCCACGCCGTGACGCCCGCGCGCCGGCCCACCCCATACGCGGCCACGGCGATGGCCAGGACGATCGCGGCGACCGTGCAGGCGAGGGCCCACAGCGGCCGCTCGGCGCTGAGCAGGTTCGGAATGAGGAAGAACCAGCCGAGCGCGCCGGCCGCCGCCACGACCAGGAGCGCCCGGGCCCCCCGCCAGAGACCGCAGGCGAGCACCGCGGCGGCGGCCACGACCGCGAGCACACGCAGCTGCCGGGAGCGGTCGACGTCCTGTATCCAGTAGTGCGCCTCGACCAGCGGATCCCCGACCCCCTCGGTCCAGCTCTCGCTCATCGTGGACATGACGACCACCGGTGTGCCGGCCTCGAGGCCCTCCATCGCCACCAGGTCGCCGGCGTCGGCACGCACGACCTCGCCGTCCGGCAGGCGGATCGGCACCGAGCCCGTGTACGGATCGAGGTCCTCGGTCAGGGTGGCCCGCAGCGTCTGCGTCTGCCAGCCGACGTCGAACTCGCCCACCTGATCGTGCCGCTCGGACAGCGCGCCGGCGCCCGGCCACAGCGCGAGGAGCCCGGCCACCGTGGCGAGCACCAGCGGCAG
The window above is part of the Pseudactinotalea sp. HY158 genome. Proteins encoded here:
- the dusB gene encoding tRNA dihydrouridine synthase DusB codes for the protein MAGVTNAPFRTLCRRAAAAGLPAGSPAAATDAPVGLFVSEMVTSRALVERTPESMRIISVDPAEAAVTESGHVRSVQLYGVDPATVRAAVELLVSEDRCDHIDLNFGCPVPKVTRNGGGAALPWKQDLFTAIVSGAVAAARPYDVPVTVKMRMGIDPDHLTYRDAGLRVQDAGVAAVALHGRTAAQHYSGTAHWDAIAALKEAVTEIPVLGNGDIWSAEDAMRLVEQTGCDGIVVGRGCQGRPWLFTDLVAAFHSSGERARPGLRAVTEAIRAHAVLMIEHMGQESRALREMRKHMSWYLKGYEVGGQVRRDLGLVDTLAELDERLAALDLDQGYPGEGAEGPRGRAGTPKVPVLPEGWLDSRGIDARLGAKLHQAELSISGG
- a CDS encoding deoxyguanosinetriphosphate triphosphohydrolase yields the protein MSDHYAAADEQRWLTEPPKHTHRTAFQRDRARVVHSSALRRLGAKTQVLGPGTDDFVRTRLTHSLEVAQVGRELGKSLGCDPDVVDTACLSHDLGHPPFGHNGEGALDLLAMTIGGFEGNAQTLRLLTRLEPKTFAPDGGSCGLNLTRASLDAATKYPWGTGEGPVGHDGTVTAKFGVYADDLPVYEWLRAGAPAKVRCLEAQVMDLADDISYSVHDVEDAIVGGRLHPGVLRDPAEVDRVLDHVRDWYDPDLSDSDLVGATNRLREHPNWVRSYDGSRRSLATLKDMTSQLIGRFCREAADATRERFGQGPLVRYAADLVVPPEIEAEIVVLKGLAATYVMAPRELEPVYQRQRSMLSDLVEVLSERAETALEEPFRLDWLEADDDATRLRVVIDQVASLTDLSAIALHASMCRGA
- a CDS encoding YibE/F family protein; amino-acid sequence: MTVDVTPAVPARPGIPGRALAALLLLPLVLATVAGLLALWPGAGALSERHDQVGEFDVGWQTQTLRATLTEDLDPYTGSVPIRLPDGEVVRADAGDLVAMEGLEAGTPVVVMSTMSESWTEGVGDPLVEAHYWIQDVDRSRQLRVLAVVAAAAVLACGLWRGARALLVVAAAGALGWFFLIPNLLSAERPLWALACTVAAIVLAIAVAAYGVGRRAGVTAWALLAGAAVVAVTGWFAVDYAHLSTGITSSSTAFYYYFGGTETPDGLYQPAAVLAGVAALSVIVPEQVRLASRARPGEQLGLLRLVRASAPSLQRALVLAGLLGGGFLVGPALARRLTGVPGGMQFTADLELGLVLVFTAIVGAALATPVTAGVVLGLGRLVRPPADDADDADDDSADSGDSGDADATVTAGPAVPADGLIPVAPVEDRRAAFQRVDSGDPQPTRPTRPAPPQEPRTPAPRSVTPGELRPARREQPEAAYRRPPSHNHLDQLDQPDRSDAAHGPGPHSAE
- a CDS encoding polysaccharide deacetylase family protein, with protein sequence MATTRESGAHRHRSGAVLPMILTTVLVLLLAAAVVFLGSQEPLARALAAGRAKELPAGVTITAVPTPGDPDDVANMETNPVGAAGDLEARTGEYPVKPDSLLPVAEEWVAGRIAAFSSGVPGAGAGADDAAHLELGWSPILRAGPYLGVDLTSTVTPEPGETTHQSVYADVTSGGAWSAPGDLFTGTAAERVAALVRTAANQPEFAGRPHPSAAEARALARVAMAAAQLRPEGLVLPLDGDRALLLEAEPAADYLTEAGNSILAAAVAGTGFAGIPAPPPPPGRPAGPDRLTFPVRVDCSSASCVALTFDDGPGPHTGRLLDILAEHDAPATFFLLGEQTRKRPELVRRMAEEGHVVGNHTWGHPDLATLEPREIDRQIATAADEIATAGAPRPVLLRPPYGSLSDSARDRIAAAGDATVLWDVDTLDWKTRDTKKTVAAALTDARRGSIILMHDIHEPTVDAVADIITGLREEGYTLVGVPDLFGGTMNKGGIYRDGR